The proteins below are encoded in one region of Aestuariivirga litoralis:
- a CDS encoding GFA family protein, translated as MPDPKTTGGCQCGALRYAFEGKPGSAEICHCRMCQKAFGNFGAALFGVDVARFEWTMGQPSVFRSSPPVQRGFCRKCGTPMFMWEDGDPQIELAAGTLDDPSVLVFTAQVGVESRLPWFAHLHELPEHRTDESRPAEELARLVSRQHPDHKT; from the coding sequence ATGCCTGACCCGAAAACAACCGGCGGCTGCCAGTGCGGTGCCCTGCGCTATGCCTTTGAAGGTAAACCGGGAAGTGCCGAAATCTGCCATTGCCGCATGTGCCAGAAGGCGTTCGGCAACTTTGGTGCGGCCTTGTTTGGCGTGGATGTGGCACGGTTTGAATGGACTATGGGCCAGCCTTCGGTCTTCCGGTCTTCACCGCCCGTGCAGCGCGGTTTTTGCAGAAAATGCGGCACGCCGATGTTCATGTGGGAAGACGGCGATCCCCAGATCGAACTGGCCGCCGGCACGCTGGACGATCCATCGGTGCTGGTCTTCACCGCTCAAGTCGGCGTGGAAAGCCGCCTGCCCTGGTTCGCGCACCTGCATGAGCTGCCGGAACACCGCACCGACGAAAGCCGGCCAGCGGAAGAATTGGCACGCCTCGTATCGCGCCAGCATCCCGATCACAAAACTTAG
- a CDS encoding MFS transporter, producing the protein MQNPLSPASPSPSANAFHYPAYLFYFISRVFNGFALQIVATAVGWQVYALTHNPIYLAYIGLVVFLPVLLLVLPSGYAADHYNRRVTSIICFVLEAVCAGGLVIFSLGDQQVVWPVYVYLALLGVASAFGNPAASAMVPNILTKEALPHGISLNALSWQSAAILGPVVGGLLYGFGPVVAYGVSFAFVLLGIVMVFLMGHVNQHQNEQSEGGLMTLLAGFRFIWSEPIVLGAISLDLFAVLLGGAVALLPVYASDILHVDALGLGLLRSAPGIGAVLVALWLSKFGIKDYAGYVLFVAIALSGLSIVVFGYSLLPWLSILALGCYGGFDMISVYVREILMQLWIPDHVRGRVNAVNNVFIGASNQLGEARAGFVAAALGAVHAVVIGGVGTIIVAGFWAYMFPKLREARELSGGV; encoded by the coding sequence ATGCAAAACCCTTTGAGCCCCGCTTCGCCGTCACCTTCGGCCAATGCCTTTCACTACCCCGCTTATCTGTTCTATTTCATCAGCCGGGTGTTCAACGGCTTTGCGCTGCAGATCGTGGCGACCGCCGTGGGCTGGCAGGTTTATGCGCTGACGCATAATCCAATTTATCTGGCCTATATCGGCCTAGTTGTCTTCCTGCCGGTGCTGCTTCTGGTGCTGCCTTCGGGCTATGCGGCGGATCACTATAACCGCCGGGTGACCTCCATCATCTGCTTCGTGCTGGAGGCCGTTTGTGCAGGTGGGCTGGTCATCTTCTCGCTGGGCGACCAGCAGGTGGTATGGCCGGTTTATGTTTATCTGGCCTTGCTGGGTGTGGCTTCCGCTTTCGGCAACCCGGCGGCCAGCGCCATGGTGCCCAATATTCTGACCAAGGAAGCGCTGCCGCACGGCATTTCGCTCAACGCCTTGTCGTGGCAATCGGCCGCCATTCTGGGGCCAGTGGTGGGTGGTTTGCTCTATGGCTTTGGGCCGGTGGTGGCTTACGGCGTTTCATTTGCCTTTGTTCTGCTGGGCATCGTGATGGTTTTCCTTATGGGGCATGTGAACCAGCATCAGAACGAGCAGAGCGAGGGCGGGTTGATGACCTTGCTGGCTGGCTTCCGCTTCATCTGGAGCGAGCCTATTGTTTTGGGTGCGATCTCGCTCGATCTCTTTGCCGTGCTGCTGGGCGGGGCCGTGGCGCTACTGCCGGTCTATGCCAGTGACATCCTGCATGTGGATGCGCTCGGGCTTGGGCTGTTGCGCTCAGCGCCTGGCATTGGCGCCGTCCTCGTGGCGCTATGGCTCTCCAAATTCGGCATCAAGGATTATGCCGGCTATGTATTGTTTGTGGCCATTGCGCTGTCTGGCCTTTCCATCGTGGTGTTCGGTTATTCGCTGTTGCCCTGGCTCTCGATCCTGGCGCTGGGCTGCTATGGCGGCTTCGACATGATTAGCGTTTATGTGCGCGAGATTTTGATGCAGCTCTGGATTCCCGATCATGTGCGTGGCCGCGTGAATGCCGTGAACAACGTGTTCATTGGCGCGTCTAACCAATTGGGCGAGGCGCGCGCCGGTTTTGTTGCGGCCGCATTGGGTGCCGTTCATGCCGTGGTGATTGGTGGCGTTGGCACGATTATCGTGGCCGGGTTCTGGGCCTATATGTTCCCCAAGCTGCGCGAAGCACGCGAACTTTCCGGCGGGGTGTGA
- a CDS encoding NRAMP family divalent metal transporter, whose amino-acid sequence MTQQNAMTEKPAKIGFLRSQLNKLGPGLIAGAADDDPSGIATYSVAGAQFGLGLLWLSWFSWPLMAFVQMMCARIGMVTGVGLAGALRQRFPRPVLIVACFALLAANSINVGADLSGMADAAELLTGISSHVYVVLLGGLISYAVIRFRYHHVANVLKWLALTLVAYIVTGFLVKPQWGAVFSAFAHISIPANGGFGMVVAILGTTISPYLFFWQAAQEVEEQKAMGRRMLKSRQHATTKEIKDRVFDVAFGTLSSNVVMFFVILCTALTLNANGMTTITSSKEVAEALRPLAGNGAMLLYTVGIVGVGLLAIPTLTGSAAYAFSETFHWRGGLDEKWRRARAFYGIIIFSTLIGIAMDWLSINPVAALYWTAVINGVLAPFLLVGILMVARDQKIMLGQPSSIVSQVVVGITIILMFGAAVAMFLT is encoded by the coding sequence ATGACGCAGCAGAACGCCATGACAGAGAAACCAGCAAAAATCGGCTTCCTGCGCAGTCAATTGAACAAGCTTGGGCCTGGCCTTATCGCCGGGGCTGCCGATGATGATCCATCGGGCATAGCCACCTATTCGGTGGCCGGGGCGCAGTTCGGCCTTGGCCTTTTGTGGCTGTCCTGGTTCTCCTGGCCGCTGATGGCTTTTGTGCAGATGATGTGCGCACGGATCGGCATGGTGACGGGGGTCGGGCTGGCCGGTGCCTTGCGGCAGCGCTTCCCCAGGCCAGTGCTTATTGTGGCCTGCTTTGCGCTTCTCGCGGCCAACAGCATCAATGTGGGGGCCGATCTTTCGGGCATGGCCGATGCGGCGGAGCTTCTCACGGGCATCAGCTCGCATGTCTATGTGGTGCTGCTGGGCGGGTTGATCAGTTATGCCGTCATCCGCTTCCGCTATCATCATGTGGCCAATGTGTTGAAGTGGCTGGCGTTGACGCTGGTGGCCTATATTGTAACGGGCTTTCTGGTGAAGCCTCAATGGGGCGCCGTGTTCAGCGCCTTTGCGCATATCAGCATCCCCGCCAATGGCGGGTTTGGCATGGTTGTGGCGATCCTGGGCACCACAATCAGCCCTTATCTCTTCTTCTGGCAGGCGGCGCAGGAAGTGGAAGAGCAGAAGGCGATGGGCCGGCGCATGCTGAAAAGCCGGCAGCATGCCACCACCAAAGAGATCAAAGACCGGGTGTTTGATGTGGCCTTCGGCACGCTGAGTTCCAATGTGGTGATGTTCTTTGTGATCCTGTGCACGGCGTTGACCTTGAATGCCAATGGCATGACGACGATTACCAGTTCCAAGGAAGTGGCCGAAGCCCTGAGGCCACTCGCAGGCAATGGCGCAATGCTGCTTTATACGGTGGGCATTGTGGGCGTGGGATTGCTGGCCATCCCGACGCTGACCGGATCGGCAGCCTATGCTTTTTCCGAAACCTTTCACTGGCGCGGCGGGCTGGATGAAAAGTGGCGCCGCGCGCGGGCCTTTTACGGCATCATCATTTTCTCGACGCTGATCGGCATTGCGATGGATTGGCTCAGCATAAATCCGGTGGCAGCGCTTTACTGGACGGCGGTGATCAATGGCGTGCTGGCACCGTTCCTGCTGGTGGGCATCCTGATGGTGGCGCGCGACCAGAAGATCATGCTGGGCCAGCCGAGTTCAATCGTGTCGCAGGTGGTTGTCGGCATTACGATCATCCTGATGTTCGGCGCTGCGGTGGCGATGTTCCTGACCTGA
- the murI gene encoding glutamate racemase has product MTKPRILLFDSGMGGLTVARAVAKQIPDAHLIYSADNAGFPYGAWKEKPLVERIRRVVGALVNRAKPDVVVVACNTASTIAIADLRASFEVPFVGTVPAIKPAAAQTKSGIIGVLATPGTVNREYTHSLIHTYAYHCKVFLHGAPRLAEIAEQKLRGHPVNMAELADEVAPVFRKRDGGRTDVVVLGCTHYPLLTEEISKVAPWDVTFIDPSPAIARRVADVAEETVLKGPDANAPAHGTVLLTAARSESSETLAAYASMGFPKHEIIDLPV; this is encoded by the coding sequence ATGACCAAGCCGCGCATTCTGCTGTTTGATAGCGGCATGGGCGGCCTGACGGTGGCGCGCGCGGTGGCGAAGCAAATTCCTGACGCGCATCTGATTTACTCAGCCGACAATGCCGGCTTTCCCTATGGCGCGTGGAAGGAAAAGCCGCTGGTCGAGCGCATCCGCCGCGTGGTGGGCGCACTGGTCAACCGGGCCAAGCCCGATGTGGTGGTGGTGGCGTGCAACACGGCATCGACCATTGCAATCGCCGATCTGCGGGCGTCATTCGAGGTGCCGTTTGTCGGCACGGTGCCGGCGATCAAGCCGGCGGCAGCGCAGACCAAGAGCGGCATTATCGGTGTTCTCGCTACGCCCGGCACGGTGAACCGCGAATATACCCATTCGCTGATCCATACTTACGCCTATCACTGCAAGGTGTTCCTGCATGGAGCGCCGAGGCTGGCGGAAATTGCCGAGCAGAAATTGCGCGGGCATCCGGTGAACATGGCGGAGCTGGCCGATGAAGTGGCGCCGGTGTTCCGCAAACGTGACGGCGGGCGCACCGATGTCGTGGTGCTGGGCTGCACGCATTACCCGTTGCTGACCGAAGAGATTTCCAAGGTGGCGCCTTGGGACGTGACATTCATTGACCCGTCGCCCGCCATTGCAAGGCGGGTGGCCGATGTGGCCGAAGAGACCGTGCTTAAAGGGCCGGATGCCAACGCCCCGGCGCATGGCACGGTGCTATTGACGGCGGCGCGCAGCGAGTCTTCCGAAACGCTGGCCGCCTATGCCAGCATGGGATTTCCCAAACACGAGATCATTGACCTTCCGGTGTGA
- a CDS encoding sensor histidine kinase yields the protein MHASRMAGFRLLWIIVLLLVPVSYLGSQLTFDRWAMAKATRAHLDGVALMDITLQVMLDLSRGENPSGQQPDLEKSGPNLAASSGVTPELDQFLKILNDTNKDRAAKLDAASALMSSIGASVSAAQSGDHEAHILANLASEKLPKLIDDYAALIEHVDQRVSDGVVSDAQLYTMQWEIADLEFEARDTSNGVHRARLASDDRGAFSPLLQPSWWVLFDTANFRTILSDRTTEPHALLTKLQVATSETAPKWNDSLRQIWAGLHERLQTIGRTRHAEFLAWASRSMAISAGAVLLGLGVAISMFRRTLRKLDEVELARREAIMARSEAESSADELAELNIHMSQNLKALKAAQDLLVKKGRMEQLGQLIAIIAHELRNPLGTVRTSAFLLERKTKGLGLGIEGQLQRINNGITRCDEIITQLLDFSRNKQIVASSEDLDQWLEGAVSEEAQRLPAAVSISCVLGLEGLKVPFDPKRMHRAIGNLLSNASEAMVGNGEDASRFAVQNPQIVISTRREGDQICIEVRDNGPGIKGDVMARIREPLFTTKSFGTGLGLPAVEQILAQHHGSLQVDSELGKFASFCMRLPLTVVHEEAA from the coding sequence ATGCATGCCTCCCGGATGGCGGGTTTCAGACTTTTGTGGATCATCGTGCTGCTGCTCGTGCCAGTATCCTATCTTGGCAGCCAGCTCACATTCGACCGCTGGGCCATGGCCAAGGCCACCCGCGCGCATCTCGACGGCGTGGCGTTGATGGACATCACCTTGCAGGTGATGCTTGATCTTTCACGCGGCGAGAACCCTTCTGGCCAGCAACCCGATCTCGAAAAGAGCGGGCCCAATCTGGCGGCCAGCAGTGGTGTGACGCCTGAGCTTGATCAATTTCTGAAAATCCTGAACGACACCAACAAGGACCGCGCCGCCAAACTTGATGCAGCGAGTGCGCTCATGTCATCGATCGGCGCATCCGTGAGTGCGGCGCAATCGGGTGATCATGAAGCACATATCCTGGCCAACCTGGCATCGGAAAAATTGCCCAAGCTGATCGATGATTACGCGGCCCTGATCGAGCATGTGGACCAGCGGGTGAGTGACGGTGTGGTTTCCGACGCACAGCTTTACACCATGCAGTGGGAAATCGCCGATCTGGAATTCGAAGCGCGCGATACATCAAACGGCGTGCATCGTGCGCGCCTGGCCAGTGATGACAGGGGCGCCTTCAGTCCGCTTCTTCAGCCTTCATGGTGGGTACTGTTTGATACGGCGAATTTCCGCACCATTCTCAGTGACCGCACCACTGAGCCGCATGCGCTGCTGACCAAGCTGCAAGTGGCGACTTCCGAAACCGCGCCCAAATGGAATGATAGTTTGCGCCAGATCTGGGCAGGACTGCATGAGCGCCTGCAAACCATCGGCCGCACACGGCATGCTGAATTCCTCGCCTGGGCCTCGCGCAGCATGGCGATCTCAGCCGGTGCTGTGTTGCTGGGCCTCGGCGTTGCCATATCGATGTTCCGCCGCACGTTGCGCAAGCTTGATGAAGTTGAACTGGCGCGGCGCGAAGCCATCATGGCACGTTCGGAAGCTGAATCGAGTGCGGATGAATTGGCTGAGCTTAATATTCATATGAGCCAGAATTTGAAGGCTTTGAAAGCGGCGCAGGATCTTCTGGTGAAGAAGGGCCGCATGGAGCAGCTGGGCCAGCTGATTGCAATCATCGCGCATGAGTTGCGCAACCCATTGGGCACGGTGCGTACGTCGGCCTTCCTGCTGGAGCGCAAGACCAAGGGGCTGGGGCTTGGCATCGAGGGTCAGCTGCAGCGCATCAACAATGGCATTACGCGCTGCGATGAAATCATTACGCAGCTTCTGGATTTCTCGCGCAACAAGCAGATCGTGGCGTCTTCAGAGGATCTTGATCAATGGCTGGAAGGCGCTGTCTCTGAAGAGGCGCAACGCCTGCCTGCCGCCGTGTCGATCTCCTGCGTGCTGGGGCTTGAAGGCCTGAAGGTGCCGTTCGATCCGAAACGCATGCACCGCGCCATCGGCAACCTTCTCTCTAATGCATCGGAAGCGATGGTGGGCAATGGCGAAGATGCCAGCCGCTTTGCTGTTCAGAATCCGCAGATCGTGATTTCAACGCGGCGCGAGGGCGACCAGATATGCATCGAAGTGCGCGACAATGGCCCAGGCATCAAGGGCGATGTGATGGCACGCATCCGCGAACCGCTGTTCACCACCAAGAGCTTCGGCACGGGATTGGGGCTGCCGGCGGTGGAGCAGATCTTGGCGCAGCATCACGGCAGTCTGCAGGTTGATTCAGAGCTTGGGAAGTTTGCAAGCTTCTGCATGCGTCTGCCGCTGACGGTGGTGCACGAGGAAGCGGCCTAA
- a CDS encoding RNA methyltransferase, with protein sequence MAGTDHRQKKDLGPAPSVVLVNPQLGENIGMAARAMANFGLTDLMLVDPRTDWDKEKALATASGAADTVARARVEPVLADALKPYHYVYATTARPRGMTKDVMTPEQAAVDMHKRIANGEKLGILFGRERYGLTNDEVSLADMIITAPVNPAYASLNIAQAVLLVGYEWFKPIATTLGMETQELPALEGPGLHMPGTQPATKEELYGFLDHLEGELATAGFFKTDDKRPGMVRNMRNLFARAQPSEQEVRSLRGIVSSLTRVHELRKEKLEKEKQGK encoded by the coding sequence ATGGCGGGCACCGACCACCGGCAGAAGAAGGATCTAGGCCCGGCACCATCCGTAGTGCTGGTCAACCCGCAGCTCGGTGAGAATATCGGCATGGCGGCGCGGGCCATGGCGAATTTCGGGTTGACGGATTTGATGCTGGTTGATCCGCGCACCGACTGGGACAAGGAAAAGGCGTTGGCTACGGCTTCAGGTGCTGCCGATACGGTAGCCCGAGCCCGCGTTGAACCTGTGTTGGCCGATGCGCTGAAACCCTATCATTATGTCTATGCCACCACAGCGCGGCCGCGCGGCATGACCAAGGATGTGATGACGCCGGAACAGGCAGCGGTCGACATGCATAAACGCATCGCCAATGGCGAAAAGCTGGGCATTCTTTTCGGGCGCGAAAGGTATGGCTTAACCAATGACGAAGTATCCTTGGCGGACATGATCATCACCGCCCCCGTGAACCCGGCCTATGCCTCGCTCAATATTGCGCAGGCGGTGCTGCTGGTTGGTTATGAATGGTTCAAGCCGATTGCCACCACGCTGGGCATGGAGACGCAGGAGCTGCCGGCACTTGAAGGGCCGGGGCTGCATATGCCCGGTACCCAGCCTGCCACCAAGGAAGAGCTTTACGGTTTTCTTGATCATCTGGAAGGCGAGCTTGCCACGGCGGGTTTCTTCAAGACGGACGACAAGCGCCCCGGCATGGTCCGCAACATGCGCAACCTGTTTGCGCGCGCGCAGCCTTCCGAGCAGGAAGTGCGCTCGCTGCGTGGCATCGTGTCGTCGCTCACCCGCGTGCATGAATTGCGGAAAGAGAAGTTAGAGAAAGAGAAGCAGGGCAAATGA
- a CDS encoding NADP-dependent isocitrate dehydrogenase: MDKIKVANPVVELDGDEMTRIIWDLIKKKLVLPYLDIDLHYYDLSVENRDKTDDQVTIDSANAIKKYGVGVKCATITPDEGRVKEFNLKQMWKSPNGTIRNILGGVIFREPIICSNVPRLVPGWTKPIIIGRHAFGDQYRATDFTFPGEGTLTIKFTGKDGKVIEKEVFKAPGSGVAMAMYNLDESIKEFARASLNYGLNRNVPVYLSTKNTILKAYDGRFKDIFQQIFDAEFKPQFEKAGITYEHRLIDDMVASAMKWTGGYVWACKNYDGDVQSDLVAQGYGSLGLMTSVLMTPDGKTVEAEAAHGTVTRHYRLHQEGKATSTNSAASIFAWTGGLKHRAKLDGNDRLKHFAEQMEKVTVATIEEGKMTKDLAVLVGPDQKWLTTEGFIDAVDKNLAKALG; encoded by the coding sequence ATGGACAAGATCAAGGTTGCCAACCCCGTTGTTGAACTCGACGGCGATGAGATGACGCGCATCATCTGGGACCTGATCAAGAAAAAGCTTGTTCTGCCCTATCTCGATATTGACTTGCACTACTACGATCTCTCGGTTGAAAACCGCGACAAGACGGATGACCAAGTGACGATCGACAGCGCCAATGCCATCAAGAAATATGGTGTGGGCGTGAAATGCGCCACCATCACGCCGGATGAAGGCCGCGTGAAGGAATTCAACCTGAAGCAGATGTGGAAATCACCGAACGGCACGATCCGCAACATTCTGGGTGGCGTGATTTTCCGTGAACCGATCATCTGCTCCAACGTGCCACGCCTGGTTCCCGGCTGGACCAAGCCAATCATCATCGGCCGTCACGCCTTTGGCGATCAATACCGCGCCACCGATTTCACCTTCCCCGGCGAAGGCACGCTGACCATCAAATTTACCGGCAAAGACGGCAAGGTGATCGAAAAGGAAGTGTTCAAGGCGCCCGGCTCCGGTGTGGCCATGGCAATGTATAATCTTGATGAGAGCATCAAGGAATTTGCCCGCGCTTCGCTGAATTACGGCCTCAACCGCAATGTGCCGGTTTATCTTTCCACCAAGAACACCATCCTCAAGGCCTATGACGGCCGCTTCAAGGATATTTTCCAGCAGATTTTCGATGCGGAATTCAAGCCGCAATTCGAAAAGGCCGGCATCACCTATGAACACCGCCTGATCGACGACATGGTGGCCAGCGCGATGAAATGGACCGGCGGTTATGTCTGGGCCTGCAAGAACTATGATGGCGACGTGCAGTCAGATCTGGTGGCGCAGGGCTACGGCTCGCTCGGCCTGATGACTTCTGTGTTGATGACGCCCGATGGCAAGACGGTGGAAGCCGAGGCTGCGCACGGCACAGTGACGCGCCATTACCGCCTGCATCAGGAAGGCAAGGCCACCTCGACCAATTCCGCCGCATCGATCTTCGCCTGGACCGGTGGCCTCAAGCACCGCGCCAAGCTCGATGGCAATGACCGTCTGAAGCATTTCGCCGAGCAGATGGAAAAGGTCACCGTCGCCACCATCGAAGAAGGCAAGATGACCAAGGACCTCGCTGTTCTGGTCGGCCCCGATCAAAAGTGGCTCACCACCGAAGGCTTCATCGACGCGGTGGACAAGAACCTGGCGAAGGCGCTGGGTTAA
- the alaS gene encoding alanine--tRNA ligase, with protein sequence MTGLAQIRSTFLDFYKKQGHEIVPSSPLVPRNDPTLMFANSGMVQFKNVFTGAEKRPYSRATTAQKCVRAGGKHNDLDNVGYTARHHTFFEMLGNFSFGDYFKPDAIEWAWTLVTKEFGLPKDKLTVTVYHDDDQAFDLWKKIGGLPDSRIIRIPTADNFWAMGDTGPCGPCSEIFFDHGDKIWGGPPGSPEQDGDRFIEIWNLVFMQFEQLSKDERVSLPRPSIDTGMGLERIAAVLQGTHDNYETDLFRALISNIVENTGVAAEGDAKASNRVIADHLRASSFLIADGVMPSNEGRGYVLRRIMRRAMRHAELLGVKEPLMWKLVPALVREMGSAYPELNQAQPMITETLKLEETRFRATLVRGLKLLADESAGLHKGEVFSGETAFKLHDTYGFPLDLTQDALKSRGISVDGDAFAKSMARQKAEARAAWKGSGEEKADSIWFDIRERVGATEFLGYDTEKAEGEVMALTHEGKDVTTLNEGQSGAILVNQTPFYGESGGQTGDHGVIRRADGAVFKVTDTQKRLGDVFVHYGVVEKGSFRPGQAVELEVDHARRFGNRAHHSATHLLHEALRMVLGEHVAQKGSLVEPDHLRFDFSHSKGISAEDLATVEKIANSVVSQNDAVNTRLMSVDAARAEGAMALFGEKYGDEVRVVSMGRNEPGSNRRIYSLELCGGTHVARTGDIGLIKIVGESASSAGVRRMEALAGDAARAYLNRQDQRVLAAASVLKVAPAEMVQRVETLMDERRKLERELAEAKRQLAMGGGASGGAGGDISEINGVKVLARVLKGVAANDLKPLADEGKKTLGSGIVVLIATSEDGKGAVVAGVTADLTTKFNAVDLVKAGAAAMGGKGGGGRPDMAQAGGPDGAKADDALAAVKALI encoded by the coding sequence AAAGCGGCCTTATTCACGCGCCACCACGGCACAGAAATGCGTGCGCGCCGGCGGCAAGCACAATGACCTCGACAATGTGGGTTACACTGCGCGCCATCACACCTTCTTCGAAATGCTGGGCAACTTCTCCTTCGGTGACTATTTCAAGCCCGACGCCATTGAATGGGCATGGACCTTGGTCACCAAGGAATTCGGTCTGCCCAAGGACAAGCTGACTGTCACCGTCTATCACGATGACGATCAGGCCTTTGACCTGTGGAAGAAAATCGGCGGCCTGCCGGATTCACGCATCATCCGCATTCCCACGGCTGACAATTTTTGGGCCATGGGTGATACCGGCCCTTGCGGACCATGCTCGGAAATCTTCTTCGACCATGGCGACAAGATCTGGGGCGGGCCTCCCGGTTCACCTGAGCAGGATGGTGACCGGTTTATCGAAATCTGGAACCTGGTCTTCATGCAGTTCGAGCAGCTCTCGAAGGATGAACGCGTCAGCCTGCCGCGCCCATCGATCGACACCGGCATGGGTCTTGAGCGCATCGCCGCCGTGCTGCAGGGCACGCATGACAATTACGAAACTGATTTGTTCCGCGCGTTGATCAGCAACATTGTGGAGAATACCGGCGTTGCCGCTGAAGGTGATGCCAAGGCCTCCAACCGGGTGATTGCCGATCACTTGCGCGCGTCATCCTTCCTGATCGCCGATGGCGTGATGCCATCGAATGAAGGCCGCGGTTATGTGCTGCGCCGCATCATGCGCCGCGCCATGCGCCATGCCGAATTGCTGGGCGTGAAAGAGCCATTGATGTGGAAGCTGGTGCCCGCGCTCGTGCGCGAAATGGGCTCGGCCTATCCGGAGCTGAACCAGGCGCAGCCGATGATTACTGAAACGCTGAAGCTGGAAGAAACCCGCTTCCGTGCCACACTGGTGCGCGGCCTCAAGCTGCTGGCTGATGAATCCGCAGGCCTGCACAAGGGTGAAGTGTTTTCCGGCGAAACGGCCTTCAAGCTCCATGACACTTATGGCTTCCCGCTGGACTTGACGCAGGACGCGCTCAAGTCGCGCGGCATCAGCGTGGATGGCGATGCTTTTGCCAAATCCATGGCCCGCCAGAAAGCTGAAGCGCGCGCCGCCTGGAAAGGTTCGGGCGAAGAGAAGGCCGATTCCATTTGGTTCGATATTCGCGAACGCGTGGGGGCCACGGAATTCCTCGGCTATGACACTGAGAAGGCCGAAGGCGAAGTCATGGCGCTGACCCATGAGGGCAAGGATGTGACGACGCTCAATGAGGGCCAGAGCGGCGCCATCCTGGTGAACCAGACGCCGTTCTATGGCGAGAGTGGCGGCCAGACGGGTGATCATGGCGTGATCCGCCGTGCCGATGGCGCGGTGTTCAAAGTGACTGATACGCAAAAGCGCTTGGGCGATGTGTTCGTGCATTATGGCGTGGTTGAAAAGGGCTCGTTCCGCCCCGGTCAGGCGGTTGAGCTTGAGGTTGATCACGCGCGCCGCTTCGGCAACCGCGCGCATCACTCGGCCACGCATCTGCTGCACGAAGCGCTGCGCATGGTGCTGGGTGAGCATGTGGCGCAAAAGGGCTCATTGGTGGAGCCTGACCATCTGCGTTTCGATTTCTCGCATAGCAAAGGCATCAGTGCTGAAGACCTCGCCACCGTCGAAAAAATTGCCAATTCTGTTGTCAGCCAAAACGATGCTGTGAATACACGGCTGATGTCGGTCGATGCGGCGCGGGCTGAAGGTGCCATGGCGCTGTTTGGCGAAAAATACGGCGATGAAGTGCGCGTGGTTTCGATGGGCCGCAATGAGCCCGGCTCGAACCGCCGCATCTATTCGCTGGAACTGTGCGGCGGCACGCATGTGGCGCGCACAGGCGATATTGGCCTGATCAAGATCGTGGGCGAGAGTGCATCTTCCGCTGGCGTGCGCCGCATGGAAGCGCTGGCTGGCGACGCTGCACGGGCTTACTTGAACAGGCAGGATCAGCGCGTTCTGGCTGCTGCATCGGTTTTGAAAGTGGCGCCGGCCGAAATGGTGCAGCGTGTTGAAACGCTAATGGACGAGCGCCGCAAGCTGGAGCGCGAACTGGCTGAAGCCAAGCGCCAATTGGCGATGGGTGGTGGCGCATCGGGCGGGGCAGGCGGCGACATCAGCGAAATCAACGGCGTGAAAGTTCTGGCGCGCGTGCTTAAGGGCGTGGCTGCTAATGACCTCAAGCCGCTGGCCGATGAAGGCAAGAAGACGCTGGGTTCCGGCATCGTGGTGCTGATCGCCACCAGCGAAGACGGCAAGGGTGCCGTCGTTGCTGGCGTGACGGCAGACCTGACGACGAAATTCAACGCGGTTGACCTGGTGAAAGCCGGGGCGGCGGCGATGGGCGGCAAGGGCGGTGGCGGCAGGCCAGACATGGCGCAAGCCGGCGGGCCCGATGGCGCCAAGGCGGATGACGCACTGGCGGCTGTGAAGGCGCTGATCTAA